From Populus alba chromosome 16, ASM523922v2, whole genome shotgun sequence:
AAAGGATCCAAGCTAATAATATCATTACCTGAAATCTTAGGTTCTGCTGTTTTGAATGAACATCAGTTGAATTTCTTACAAGGACCAAAAACAGAACCCAAAACAACTCTAAAGCTTGGAcctttttgttttactttgtcTTCTTTCATTAGTCCTTTTGTTTGGGTCTGAAATTCAAAACCCAATAAAGTGTTTTCAGTACTTTCTGACAGTACTAGTTTGGTGATAGAAGCTCCAAATAGATTTTTGACCACTAATCCTTGAAGGCCTGTCTCTAGTCCTGAGCCTTACAGTGCTGGGCCTGACTGCAAAATCTACAGTGCATAATATGATTTATGAATCAGGTTcctattgttgattttttcctCGAGTATTTACGgtaaaaaaagacatgtttaGCTGTTCCTTTCCTGCTTGTGAGTgccatttttttagttttttattttaaaaaaatcaaattaatatatttttaatttttttaatcattttatacagtattaatatatatatatataatatattattttgataaacttTTAAGTATATAATACTCAGTTAAATATGGTGAATTGGTATGAAAATCTTGAGATTCAAAGTTCAATCTGATTTAGGTTTTtaactcaacaaaaaaaatattgatttaatgaaATCTATTTGATCCAGTTAAGTTCTTAGTTATTTGATTTACTTGATCAAAATAGACCaagttaatagtaaaaaaaaaaattgttattttaattaaaatgattaaccCAAAAACCCATGGGTTAATCCAGTGATCCAGGAGTTCATGCTCTTTCATGAGCCAATTATCATATCAAGTCTAACACTTATGCttttattgatctaaaaaaatatttttttagattaaaaaggattaaaactaaatatctagaatataataaataaaattttctggatttttttctttataacaatttaaaaattattataatttaataaaaaaatcgacTAATATTTAGGTTAGAATTgcgaaattttttatttaacctgtAGACTATACGAATTCTTACACGTTGCGAGTATTTTCAGTTCTGAAACATATGTAAATTACGCGTAACTGAGGCTGTGGTACAAGTGGTTGGGTTCTTTTATAGCCATTCTTATCTGGCCATTTCTCAGCTCATGCTTCACATTGGAACTTATTTGGTactgtgttttaaataaaaattggataaattttaattttttttatctaaaattaatttttatttatattttttttattgttttgatatgataatataaaaaataatttttaaaaataaaaaatatattattctaatatattttttaataaaaagaattttttaaaaaaattatcactattatattctcaaacactcctaaaatatataaaagagtgGTTCAGTTCATGTTTGCAAAGTCTAGCCTAACATGACTTTTGTTAGTAAACTCAATGATTTATTGTCTCCAGGTCTGGTTTGAGTTGAATTTTgtactaaattatttttgatattaaaatgatgttattttagtgtttttttttttaaaaaaaaaacttttaaaatgatgttgttttaggttttttatttttttaaaaaaaccaaaattaatctaTTGACCCAAAAATTACCATTCTCAATTCGCATCCCAAACCTTAGAGTCGAGTGCATCTTACAACTATGGTTCAGTTTTTAGTATAGATTCAAAGaccaaaattctttttattagaattaataGGAGTTACAACTAATTTCAAACTTTCTCCTTGTGTCGGAATTACAACTTCTATACCAAATGACTTTGAGTCGATATAgagcttcattatttatatgaacaacggagctattctttttctttttctcaattgCCCCccatcccttcttcttttttgtccacccttctttttttaaaaaaaaattattttatttttcttcaatttcattctcaattTTCTTTAACAGTTGTCATTAGTCAAGTTGAATAAATCACATTTCTCACagtttaatttcatcaaatctAGACTaagcaagatatatatatatatatatatatatatatatatatatatatatataatgaagctcctccttttttatctttcaattgcCCCCTTCCCCTCCTATTTTTTCCATTCCCCccctttttatttcattttatttttttatttttttttataccttttttaccaatcatcttagttttttttttttttgtcaagttaactgaatcacatcaaaacaactttcatacaatttaatttcaaactaGATTAAGTGAGTTGTTTATATTAATGATGAaccttttctattttgatttcatttgcCTCCCTTCCCTTCCATTTTTTCcactcctttttttattttaaatttataattttttttttaattttatcctaaaactttttttaaaagctatctTAGTTGTTTTTGTACTAGTCAAGTCAAATGAATCATGttaaaacaacttttaaatgatttaatctTAAACCATGCTAAGCAATGAGTTGTGTTATTAtgttaaattcattatttttttgttgtaatttctatcttgtaatttttattagtcAATTAGGATGTATCTGAAATAACCAAATTGATTAAGTCATATCAAGacaaatcatatataatttaatgttaaattagaagattttaatattgaatcaaCAACTATgtcttataaaaatatcaaagaattctttatcatctaaatatttttttattacattttaaaaaatttaatttgaattgcaTCATAACGTGTCGCGTGTAAGCTAACAGAAACTACAACGTTTGAAACTCGAATTTAATAAGAGGTCAAACATAGGAGGCTGTCAAGGTGTTTTCCAAGCTAAAATGATATTCGTAATCTTCGCAATACAGCtagcctttatttatttatttattttattttttacgtaATCTGCTAGTATTTCATTTGAAGGGTTGCAGCAGACACCTACCCAAGTCGTCGTCATCATCAAGATCAAGTAGTAGGTGTGACAAACGACCTTACTTGAAGCTGGCTCGATGCTCTAACACGAGAAATTTGTGATCTAGACACTACTCAGGTGAGAGGTTTCCAGTTAACCGGAAAACACACTCACATGAAACCTTACTAGATCAGtacaaacattttttataaatagtaataataatgttttaataaaaataattaacccatTAAATTGCGAGTTGAGAGATCATTTCTCAAATTAATTCCTGTATTAACAAATATgatctaatatatatttgatattacgataatttttatgtttatggattaaaaatataaattaaaaaaaaaacagtaaattataatgttttttcttaatcaaaATTTCATGACAGGGTCTTTAATAGAATCCATGCaaagttataatatatatattaattaatcaaatattttcaaattcctGGTCGCGAACAAAACACAAATCCTACAATACTAAACCATATGATGAAATGGAACTTTACCTAATTATTATGaatctatattaaaataatttttttcttttaaaaaaattcattcttgATAATAAAACACGATGGTTACACGGTGGGCCAAAGGAACCCAAAGAAGAAGATAAGCACTGTCCATGCCTTGCCTTAGAGTAAAGAGTTGGCATCCCAAAAGCGACTCGCTCGAGTTTTGTCTTTCTGGACATGAATTCCATAACGGGCAAGAATCAATATCTGCTGCAGATGCTAGCACCCAATTAACAATACTATTTTAGGGTTTGTAGTAATTATTTCATGCTTGCACTCAAAGCTCAACATTTGACCTTTTGATCATTCCCTTGCTAGCAAAGAAAAACCCTTCCACTCAGTTTCTTCCACAACGAGATCAAAATCATATCACTGTCGAGAATCATGGGgctgtgtttattttttcttaaaggcACAAATTTACATGGAGTGTAAGCATATAACATCACCATAGATTCTTGTGAAGATGTGAACTCAGATGCTTATAGACTCCTCCTGTAAATTCAAACTGATGCAGCCAGGAACTAGATTAATTAGAATTGAGAAAGACAATACTTAGATTGAGGTTGAAGGTAAAGAGTTTGAGAAAAGAATCGTAAATGTCGTCAATAATATCTagtaagagagaaagaaaacaatctCGTTACTAAATTTAGTAGAATTAAGCATGAACCCTAAtctttaaagaggaaaaaaaaacaaaaactacagaGTTAATATAGAATCTATCTGTTGTTAGAGTTCCTAAGCcaagcaaaaattaaaaaaaaataagaaaggaaaaactTCTGCATCAAGCACTTTATATTCTTACGTTTACTATTATTGTTTTcggatcagttttttttttcatttttaggaaATGACAGGAGATGGTGAACGCTTGCACAACATCCATTTCAATTCTAAAACAAACAgctaataaattgaaaatcatcacaaaaacatgatttaataggAGATTTAATCAGACACTCAACAACCTTTAAAGAGTGGAATCTTTTGCAAATGTTATCATGCTCTTCATGTTGGTTATTAGCTTGCAAGTCTTGGATTGTTCTTTGTGTGATGAGATGgatgaaaggaaaggaaaatggggaagaaaatgaagaaaaagattttaTGCAGTTTAGAACGCAAAGAAAAGGTGAGGAAAATATCATTTGCTTGAACAAATCCTCTCTAATGGActcattgttattaaacttgtcGAGATGATCCAAAATGGGCTCGGTTTACATAAGAACCCGCTCGggttagatttaattaaaaaatggataagagtttatttcattaaacctgaataaattaattagttaattcatgaactgattatttttttttaaatattttaaaaaatatttttttaattttttttaaaaaattaaaataatattattttattatatcgaGCTcctcaagtttaataactttaaatgGAACTACAAAAacttttcctttcaaaaattgatgagagtaaaacaataaaatgggcAAAAATATTTACGGAATTCTTATTTTATCCTGGAATTTAAATATTTCACAGTCGATAACAAAACTTAATTTCTTTCCCTCAAAGAGAAGCcactcaatttattttccaaatttACCGTAGAACTTGCATTTTCAACTGTCAAAAATATCTTGTCAATTATGATATTGAtgtaaatcaaatatatatatattgggagTGGTGGGTTTTGGAACTCAttaaagtttttcaattttattttatatttaaataatattttgttattggtGGGGAATGGAAAAGACGTGCCCCTTATTCCTTTGTTGTAAGAACATACAAATTCATTCAAAAACtgtatcaaaaatatttattttttatttttatttttctttgattcaataaatatatttatattttttttacatcgtttttttttattctaaacacaatcaataaattttttttaaggcattttagaagaaaaaggaaattttgtttttttggtatataTGAAAGAGAATTAAAAAGGAGTAAATCTAGATCATGAATTTATATATCTTCTATCATTTCCTCTTTATTAGACATTTTAGTAATCAATTTGAACCATTCACCATTTAGGTAATGTTTACTGCAAAAGGTAATGGAGGTCAAAATTTACCCTTCACtattattaaacatgttttGTTGAGTTTTTATGGAAGGTTGAGGGTAGGGTGTGTTCGGAAAGGCGGTGCAAACTGCAttcctttaaattttgaattttttttattttaaattgttttaatatactaatgtcaaaaataatttttaaaaaataatttttttttattttaatatatttctatatgAAATATACTTTAAACTGTCACTGTtaccacaataaaaaataatatcatcaattgatgacaaaaaaaaaaaaaaaaacactcagcAAGCATAAGATTTTTTGCTATATGTTTctcataaaacataaaatggaaataattgATGGGGTCGGTGTCAAGTTGATATaccaatagtaaaaaaaataaaataaaataaaaaagagtcaTACGGAATCGAAGAATTTGCCTGGATTTTAGTGGAGTTTCCTTAGTTAATGAAGTGACATTttagtaatatttatataaaattataatatatattaattaactgagtatttttaaatatagaattaaaacaaaagttcTCTGGCTTGCACGTGCTGTAAAGACAAGAAGTGGAAGAGAGTGGGGATCCCACAAAGTGAGTAATTTCATGTTCCTTGTAATCCACTGCCAAATGTTGTTGACGTGAAAGCAAGGCAAACAGAGCAAGCGTATTATACGCGCCCATCTCCTATTTATAACTACGAACTAGCAACTCCCTTCATTATTCCATATATAACTATCAGTCAACACTTCCACTCATCAGCAGCTATCTCTAAAGAGCCAAAGAAAGAATTTTGTCTGTTTGATCCTTTGTTTCAGGTAAAGTTCTCATCTTTAATCATTATTTCTTCAGAATTCAATACTTTCActagttgggttttttttttaaatgtctgTGCATGTCATGTTTGCATGGAATTTTGGTCATGTTTTGGAGTAAAGGTCAAAACTTTGATCATGTGCCTGGGAATTCAAGATAGTTGGAAATATGATGGCAGGAGTCTGAGTTTTTAGAGTCTTGACCTTagttttttctgttattttatGGGGAGTCAGTCCAAATTATGATGCTGTGGTCCACGGGAATGATGATGGGGTTATGTTTTTAAGGTATAACATGTCAGGTGACGTATCATCTGACAGATAAATCTTGCTGCTTTATTTGATTCTAATCCATCTTTTTGGTTCTAATTGAAGAGAATGAGTACGAATTAGTTTCTTTTGTGAATAGAGAGAGATTATGGAGCTGTTTCTTTTTGGGGTCTCATTGCTAAAGAAGGAGCTGAATTGGTTCTTTTTGTTGCTGTATTAGGGTGAGGCAATATTGGATGTGGTAAGTGAATGGGTGAGAAGATGAGTAGTTGCAAGACCTCTTGCAGTGTTCTTTTGGTGTGCTTCATTGTTGGTCTTTGTTCTGTGTGCCAATGTTCTGCTGCTGAAGTTGATGCAAACCAGACAGCAAACTTGATCATCAATGGCTCCAGTACCCGCCCTAttcctgaaacactctttggaATTTTCTTCGAGGTTAGTTTCTTACTTTCAATTCAGGAATTCGATTCGCGGCTGGTTAGTTTATGGTTTCTTACTTTAGACTACAATGCATAAACAAGGATGCTGAGCATTGATAGTGGGCATTTTCTGAAATGGTTTTTCTGCAGGAGATAAACCATGCTGGAGCTGGTGGGATATGGGCAGAGCTTGTAAACAATCGGGGTAATTTCCAAATCTATTGATTTCTGCAAGTGAAATGAAGAATGAAGAGAGGGAGGGAAGTTTTAAATTGTGCAACAGGCCAATTTCAGTAAAAACTTAACTTCCAGTTCCAAGATTGCATTATTTGAAATCTTAGCCCTAATTGTTCAGTGCTAAGCTTTCAATTATATCAAAAAGTGCactgataaaatatttacacTGTTTCTGTGCGAGTTATGATTCTCGAGGTTTAAGGGGAACTTTGATTATGAAGCACTTGAAACTTTCTAAATTTATCTGGGTATTTTGGATTCGGGATTCACATAAACCTGTTTGATTTGTTTCCTAGGTTTTGAAGCCGGGGGCCAAAACACTCCCTCAAATATTGATCCCTGGTCTATCATTGGTGATCAGTCATCTTTAATTGTATCTACTGACCGTTCTTCTTGCTTCGAGCGAAACAAGGTTGCTCTCCGAATGGATGTGCTCTGCGACAGCACGGGCGGTAGTATTTGCCCAGCTGGTGGAGTTGGTATATACAATCCAGGGTTTTGGGGCATGGTGAGAACTAGTTGACACTAAAtgtgataatttattttgtatgcatttattgaaaaaattattttgtatgtgtCTCTCATATTTGCTTGTGTGGAAAAGCTGGAAATCTGACCCTTTTGTTTTTGACTTCTGTTTCCTTCAGAATATTGAACAAGGGAAGGCCTATAAAGTGGTTCTTTATGTCCGTTCTCTGGGATCAATCAATGTTTCTGTATCATTGACGAGCTCTGATGGGTCGCAGATATTGGCATCTGCTAACATTGTGTGAGCACCAATTGTTTTTTGCAAtgaatgatttcttttttactagGAGTTTGTGTTTTTCAAGCTTTCCTTCTTCGCAGAGATTCTGATGTTTCAAACTGGACAAAGGCTGAGGTTCAATTGGAAGCCAAAGGAACAAATCCTAATTCAAGGCTTCAATTGACTACATCCAGAAAAGGTGTAATATGGTTTGATCAAGTGTCAGCTATGCCTCTGGACACATACAAGGTATTTGATATTGTTCAGCACTTATCTCCAAAAAGAACAAATTTTCTCCATGCAGTTTGGAAAGTTCAAGCCCTTAGCAATGTAGAAGATAATATCTGTATAGAGGATGAGCATGAGCATGAGCAGGATCTGGGCTTTAAATTATAACTTGgggataaatttaaaattggaaACAACTTTGCAGAAGTTGGAAACCATACTTTCTGGTTACATGTAAAAAAGATTTAAGCTTTGATGGTTTATGGAGTTTATGGAGATAAAACTCTGAATTTGTTGGTTTGCTAGCATGTGAACTCCTTTTTTACAGAGATTTTATGGCTGGTTCAAAAATTCCAATTGCGTCTCAGTATCTGTATGACCTCTGTTTTGCCACAGGGGCATGGTTTCCGAAATGAGCTCATTGAAATGATCGATGATATAAAACCCCAATTTGTCAGATTTCCAGGTATGTATGGATCTTTATTCATGAATATGTTTTGGCTGAGGTTATGAGAATTTATATAGTGGAATCTGGGTATCATATATTGCACAGGGAAGTCTATTGCTCAGCTTTCTTATTATCCCTGGCTACAACTGTTTTACAATTGCAAATTCTTGCTGCATTTACTGAGGTTTTGCTTCAAGGCCTTTTCTCTTCACTGTTCACCAGAAATTTTGAGAGCGTGGCCaggattttttatggttttttctttttttgtttttgagaaatGAATTTTGAGTCATCAAAATCCTCAATTGTTTTGCCATATTCCTGGagttctcttttctttcactTTCCAAGCATTTCAAACCCTAAACTGCATCCTCCAAACTCCCAATCTGGAGCTGCAGGACCCTTGCCGGAGCAAGTGTTAGCTTGATCTAACACCACAGTTTCTCAAATCAATTCATCATCTGTTTGACTAGTTGTAGTTCAGATCTTACTGATGGGGTATTTTTTCCAATCATTTGGCATTAGGTGGCTGCTTTGTTGAGGGTGAATGGTTGAGAAACGCATTTCGCTGGAAGGAAAGCATTGGACCCTGGGAGGACAGACCTGGGCACTTTGGTGATGTTTGGATGTATTGGACTGATGATGGACTTGGATACTTTGAGTTTCTTCAAGTAGGTATCTTAATTTGTCATGAAGGTGCAGGATTATGTAAACTGTGGCCTGTGCAGCGCATTGGAAATTAGAATTGCTCACTCTGTCGCTTAAGAAGATATAATTTACACTTACTTATTTCTGCAGCTAACTGAAGATCTTGGTGCACGGCCAATATGGGTGTTCAACAATGGTACTTTCACGTGCTTCATTTCTAGGCATTTCCATTTTATCCTGTCTGGTTGAACTCCTTTTCACGTACTTTTTTTGCTTCATTAATCTGGCAGGAATCAGCCATCAGGATCAAGTTGATACTACTGCAGTCTCACCGTTTGTACAAGTATGCAAATCCAGTGCTCTCTCTTTTATCCATTGACAAAACTGAAACAGATCCAGTCATGTTTAGATTAAATATGTTTCatgattatgaaattaaaaagaaataagctAGTGAGTTTTCTTTTTGAATCTCAACTGGTGCTGAACTTGTTCTTTCTATATCGTTTTATAATAATGTTTGTCTCAATTCCAGGAAGCCCTTGACGGTCTTGAGTTTGCTAGAGGCGATTCTAATTCTAAGTGGGGTTCTGTCAGAGCCGCGATGGGGCATCCAGAGCCCTTTGACTTGAAATATGTTGCTGTTGGGAATGAGGATTGTGGGAAGAAGAATTACCGAGGTTTGTGCACCTTTTGAATCCATGCTTTTGTCTGCACACAAGAACATGCATGGCACACAAACTCTGACATGCCTACACAAATCTGTTTATTGCATTAGATGCAAGATTCAGTTCCGAGTCCATAGCAAGCAGCATTTACTTCTAATTTGAACTAGTCAACCTCTAGTTAGATGATGTGTTATTGAGGTgatatgacattttttttttcatgtagcaTTACTGCATCACTCATTTTTGCATTTACCTTTTAGGGGATGTGTATGTCAAATGATCTATTATTGAGAtttaaaaattgtgtttctatGATATGGTCTTGTGATCTCAATTCTGAATAAAGTTATATTTGACAAAGATTTTGTTCACAAAAAGTGTCTGAAGTTCTGCAAATGTTACTCTTCACTCCAGATTCTGGAAGATAGACCAGTTTCAGAACTCAAATTCATGTGCTTTTTTCTACCAGGAAATTATATCAAGTTCTACAATGCCATAAGAAGTGCCTATCCcgacatcaaaataatctcaaaCTGTGATGGGTCTTCTCGTTCTTTGGATCACCCAGCTGATTACTATGATTATCATGTAAACAACCTGTCATGATagctttgttttctttctggTTTGCAGTATTGTACTTTTGCATATTTTCATCAGTCAGAAAACACAATGTTAATCCTCTTTTATTCTTTGAACTAGGTTTATACATCTGCCAGCAACCTGTTTTCTATGACTCGTCAGTTTGATCGCACATCCCGCACTGGTCCAAAGGTGTGTAATATGCTTTTTGACAACATACTAACTAATATATGTGACAAGTAGTCATGAGATTTGCTATTGTTCAGGCTTTTGTG
This genomic window contains:
- the LOC118033162 gene encoding alpha-L-arabinofuranosidase 1, with protein sequence MGEKMSSCKTSCSVLLVCFIVGLCSVCQCSAAEVDANQTANLIINGSSTRPIPETLFGIFFEEINHAGAGGIWAELVNNRGFEAGGQNTPSNIDPWSIIGDQSSLIVSTDRSSCFERNKVALRMDVLCDSTGGSICPAGGVGIYNPGFWGMNIEQGKAYKVVLYVRSLGSINVSVSLTSSDGSQILASANIVDSDVSNWTKAEVQLEAKGTNPNSRLQLTTSRKGVIWFDQVSAMPLDTYKGHGFRNELIEMIDDIKPQFVRFPGGCFVEGEWLRNAFRWKESIGPWEDRPGHFGDVWMYWTDDGLGYFEFLQLTEDLGARPIWVFNNGISHQDQVDTTAVSPFVQEALDGLEFARGDSNSKWGSVRAAMGHPEPFDLKYVAVGNEDCGKKNYRGNYIKFYNAIRSAYPDIKIISNCDGSSRSLDHPADYYDYHVYTSASNLFSMTRQFDRTSRTGPKAFVSEYAVTGKDAGTGSLLAALAEAGFLIGLEKNSDIVEMASYAPLFVNANDRRWSPDAIVFNSSMHYGTPSYWVQKFFRESSGATLLDAKLQTNSSTLVASAITWQSSDGKTYLKIKIVNFGNSKVNLKVSIYGLGLSSQSSGSTKTVLTSSNLMDENSFANPKKVVPAQTTLENAGKDMDVVLSPYSLTSFDLLTESNNIRMPQTDSLSRSSI